Proteins found in one Pontibacter sp. SGAir0037 genomic segment:
- a CDS encoding SDR family oxidoreductase gives MRSTDKRNLWWLAAGAGALLAARAISRKAKAYSFKGKVVLITGGARGFGLVMARLLAAEGARLVLCSRTRAQLENARLELAGNGADVIIETCDVSIEEQVKGMIEKVEKEFGPIDVLINNAGMIHAGPVAEVTVEDFKEAMDVHFWGPVYTTLAVLPGMKKRGGRILNVSSIGGKVSVPHLLPYNASKFALVGLSEGFRAELKQYNILVTTATPGLMRTGSTGQAFVKGQHKKEYALFKILDSSPLTSNSAEQTARTILNALRHGDAQVTTTLPAKAAALLHGISPSVTTDLLSLVNKVLPGEGGIGKNRVKGSQSESALSMSGLTSRTQKAAQKNNE, from the coding sequence ATGAGATCTACAGACAAAAGAAATTTATGGTGGCTGGCTGCAGGAGCAGGAGCTTTGCTGGCTGCCAGGGCCATTTCAAGAAAAGCCAAAGCCTACAGCTTTAAAGGGAAAGTTGTACTGATAACAGGAGGTGCCAGAGGTTTTGGCCTAGTTATGGCAAGGCTGCTGGCTGCCGAGGGTGCAAGGCTGGTGCTATGTTCCCGCACCAGGGCACAACTCGAAAATGCCCGGCTGGAATTGGCCGGAAACGGTGCCGATGTGATAATAGAAACCTGTGATGTTTCTATAGAAGAGCAGGTAAAGGGCATGATTGAGAAAGTAGAAAAAGAGTTTGGCCCTATTGATGTGCTGATCAATAATGCCGGGATGATTCATGCTGGTCCGGTGGCAGAGGTTACCGTGGAAGATTTTAAAGAAGCAATGGATGTGCATTTCTGGGGACCTGTGTATACAACGCTTGCTGTACTACCCGGCATGAAGAAGCGTGGCGGCCGTATTTTAAATGTTTCCTCTATCGGAGGTAAGGTTAGTGTACCGCACCTGCTCCCATACAATGCAAGTAAGTTCGCTTTGGTAGGGTTATCAGAAGGCTTTAGAGCGGAGTTGAAACAGTACAACATTTTGGTTACTACAGCCACTCCCGGACTGATGCGTACAGGTAGCACTGGACAGGCTTTTGTAAAAGGCCAGCACAAGAAAGAATATGCCTTGTTTAAGATACTGGACTCAAGCCCGCTTACATCTAACAGTGCAGAGCAAACGGCACGCACTATTTTAAATGCGCTGCGCCATGGCGATGCTCAAGTAACTACTACACTGCCTGCCAAAGCTGCAGCCCTGCTGCATGGCATTTCTCCCTCAGTTACAACAGATCTACTTTCGCTCGTAAACAAGGTGCTACCGGGAGAGGGTGGCATTGGTAAAAACAGGGTGAAAGGGTCTCAGAGCGAGTCGGCCTTATCTATGTCTGGTTTAACCTCGCGTACGCAAAAAGCAGCACAGAAAAACAACGAGTAA
- a CDS encoding NUDIX domain-containing protein, translating to MQIKKRERAYDGFFKIDKLTVEQDGQSFVREQFIRGEAVAALVYHTGEGKYILTKQYRVGPESDLIEIVAGMVDEGEDPEKSIRREVEEEIGFAIDKLEYICSFYSSPGGITERVLLYYAEVSHQHSSGGGKDEENEQIEIITFSPKELQELVTEDAKTIIAQQWLQLKNR from the coding sequence ATGCAGATAAAAAAACGTGAAAGAGCTTACGATGGCTTTTTTAAAATCGACAAATTAACTGTGGAGCAGGATGGGCAAAGCTTTGTGCGGGAACAGTTTATTAGAGGAGAAGCGGTAGCCGCCTTGGTCTATCATACAGGGGAGGGTAAGTACATCCTGACGAAGCAATATAGGGTTGGCCCCGAATCTGATCTGATAGAGATAGTGGCCGGCATGGTGGATGAGGGAGAAGATCCTGAGAAAAGTATCCGGCGCGAAGTGGAAGAAGAAATCGGGTTTGCTATCGATAAACTGGAATACATCTGTTCCTTTTACTCTTCACCCGGGGGCATTACCGAAAGAGTGCTCCTGTATTATGCAGAGGTTTCGCATCAGCATAGCAGCGGAGGAGGGAAGGATGAGGAAAACGAGCAAATCGAGATTATCACCTTTAGTCCGAAAGAGCTACAGGAACTGGTAACAGAAGATGCCAAAACTATTATTGCGCAGCAGTGGCTGCAGTTAAAAAACAGATAA